One genomic window of Medicago truncatula cultivar Jemalong A17 chromosome 1, MtrunA17r5.0-ANR, whole genome shotgun sequence includes the following:
- the LOC25483102 gene encoding probable calcium-binding protein CML27: MDDEVRKIFSKFDKNGDGRISVSELEQMFSTFGSKTTSDEVKSMMKHIDQNGDGYIYLKEFADFHGNDAAAGAGKEEEIQEEIRDAFDLYDLDKDGLISVNELHIVLNKLGEKCSLSDCEIMISNVDADGDGNVNFEEFKKMMAS, translated from the exons ATGGATGACGAGGTTCGCAAAATCTTCAGCAAGTTCGACAAGAATGGTGATGGAAGGATCTCTGTCTCAGAGTTGGAACAAATGTTTTCGACTTTTGGATCCAAAACGACGTCTGATGAAGTGAAAAGTATGATGAAACATATTGATCAGAACGGTGATGGTTACATATATCTCAAAGAATTCGCCGATTTCCACGGCAACGATGCTGCTGCTGGCGCTGGGAAAGAGGAAGAGATTC AGGAAGAGATTCGTGATGCTTTTGACCTTTACGACCTTGACAAGGACGGTCTCATCTCTGTCAATGAACTGCACATCGTTCTTAACAAACTTGGTGAGAAGTGTTCCCTCAGTGACTGCGAGATAATGATAAGCAACGTCGATGCTGACGGTGATGGAAATGTTAACTTTGAGGAGTTCAAGAAGATGATGGCTAGCTGA